In a single window of the Terrirubrum flagellatum genome:
- the holA gene encoding DNA polymerase III subunit delta, with protein MAVSAASVADPSDPFQLIRMEGDEIASDPLKLADEANAIGLFGGRKALRVRVGSKNIVSAVEPLLRAPPRDAAVVLEAGDLKKSAPLRVACEKSSTAAVIACYADDPAELQRLVSESFRKVGLSIDPEAEELLLSMLGGDRLASRGEVEKLITYATGSNQVTAEDVEAVVGDASAAALNEAIDGAFGGNTGQMLPALSKLLAEGERPDMILSAALTHSWTLAQALAQVDAGQQARTVAERAIPFFRRRAAFERQLQIWKREGMAPTIRQLGESILASRANSELAIATLDRTLLRIALGARRAG; from the coding sequence ATGGCCGTATCAGCGGCGTCCGTCGCTGACCCATCTGATCCGTTTCAGCTTATCCGTATGGAAGGCGACGAAATCGCCAGCGATCCGCTCAAACTGGCCGATGAAGCGAACGCGATCGGATTATTTGGCGGCCGGAAGGCCCTGCGCGTTCGCGTTGGATCGAAAAACATCGTGTCCGCGGTCGAACCCTTGCTGCGCGCTCCTCCTCGGGATGCAGCCGTCGTTCTCGAGGCGGGTGATCTCAAGAAGTCCGCCCCGCTGCGCGTCGCTTGCGAGAAATCTTCGACCGCCGCCGTCATTGCCTGCTACGCCGACGATCCCGCGGAGCTGCAGCGCCTGGTCAGCGAGAGCTTTCGAAAGGTGGGGCTTTCGATCGATCCGGAAGCGGAAGAGCTGTTGTTGTCCATGCTGGGCGGCGACCGGCTCGCGAGCCGCGGTGAAGTCGAGAAGCTGATCACCTATGCGACGGGATCCAATCAGGTCACCGCAGAAGATGTCGAGGCCGTTGTCGGCGACGCCTCGGCGGCCGCGCTCAATGAAGCAATCGACGGCGCTTTTGGCGGCAACACCGGCCAGATGCTCCCCGCCTTGTCGAAACTTCTCGCGGAGGGCGAGCGGCCGGACATGATTCTTTCGGCCGCCCTCACCCATTCCTGGACGCTGGCGCAGGCGCTCGCCCAAGTCGATGCCGGCCAACAAGCCCGCACAGTCGCCGAACGAGCGATTCCGTTCTTCCGCCGCCGCGCTGCTTTCGAGCGACAGCTTCAAATCTGGAAGCGCGAAGGTATGGCGCCGACAATTCGCCAACTCGGCGAGTCGATCCTCGCCAGCCGCGCCAATAGCGAGCTGGCGATTGCGACGCTCGATCGAACCTTGCTCAGAATCGCGCTTGGCGCACGAAGAGCCGGCTGA
- the lptE gene encoding LPS assembly lipoprotein LptE encodes MSSPEMSRFSRRAAAFALSALVSLSLAGCFRPLYGETAAGASMQSELAAIEVPEIPDRLGHYLRSELMFMLDGSGTPSPKRYRLTITPYLGQAAAIVDTASARAESATLTGNAKFTLVNIGDGKTIFEGTAVGSATYDRSTQRYATVRAARDAEIRIAKLLADQIRTRVAAAMANRSS; translated from the coding sequence ATGTCGTCGCCTGAAATGAGCCGATTCTCGCGGCGCGCCGCCGCTTTCGCGCTGTCCGCGCTCGTCTCGCTCTCGCTCGCGGGTTGTTTCCGGCCGCTCTATGGCGAAACCGCTGCCGGGGCCTCCATGCAAAGCGAACTCGCGGCGATCGAAGTGCCTGAAATACCTGATCGTCTCGGCCATTATCTCCGCAGCGAACTGATGTTCATGCTGGATGGATCGGGAACGCCATCGCCCAAGCGATATCGGCTGACGATCACCCCGTATCTCGGGCAGGCGGCGGCCATCGTTGACACTGCGAGCGCACGCGCTGAATCCGCCACGCTGACCGGCAACGCCAAGTTCACGTTGGTCAACATTGGCGACGGCAAGACGATCTTTGAAGGGACCGCTGTCGGCAGCGCCACCTATGATCGATCCACCCAGCGCTACGCCACCGTGCGCGCCGCGCGCGATGCCGAAATTCGCATCGCCAAACTTCTGGCCGATCAGATCCGGACGCGTGTTGCGGCGGCGATGGCGAATCGGTCGTCCTGA
- the leuS gene encoding leucine--tRNA ligase, translated as MTQIERYNPKEAEPRWQAAWESRELFRTRNDDPRPKYYVLEMFPYPSGRIHMGHVRNYTMGDVVARYMRAKGYNVLHPMGWDAFGLPAENAARDNKVNPRDWTYQNIATMKAQLKTMGLSLDWARELATCDPGYYRHQQKMFLDFWKAGLVERKSAKVNWDPVDMTVLANEQVIDGRGWRSNALVEQRDLTQWFLKITSMSQELLDGLDTLDRWPEKVKLMQRNWIGRSEGLLLRWALAPEGAPAGFGELEIYTTRPDTLFGASFMAVAADHPLAKAASATNPELAAFCDECRRMGTSVATLETAEKMGFDTGIKAIHPFDPNWRVPVYVANFILMDYGTGAIFGCPGGDQRDMEFARKYELPVIPVVVPSDPAIRDAVLAEIQAGKPYVDDGVMINSRFMDGLSTAAAFAEAASRLEKQQLAGRAAAQRKVNFRLRDWLISRQRYWGCPIPVIHCDDCGAVPVPIGDLPVRLPDDVTFDKPGNPLDHHPSWKHVACPQCAKPARRDTDTMDTFVDSSWYFARFTDPQNDQAPTTLSAVDGKTGWLPVNQYIGGIEHAILHLLYSRFFSRAMKVTGHVNEVEEPFQGLFTQGMVVHETYRAADGAYVLPSEVRIEGEGGARKAAHVDTGAPIEIGPIEKMSKSKKNVVDPDDILGSWGADTARWFMLSDSPPERDVIWTEDGVQGAYRYAQRVWRLVNQVKSAQRIADDIAHAEAILKAAHKTLEQVERAIEGLGFNRAVAFLYTLTNTLESEAGKAKAPTALRTATFMLLQMMAPMMPHLAEECWAALEGGGLAAEAPWPTLDRAKLIEEQITLPVQVNGRKRADVTVARDADDKEIESAVLALDAVQRAMEGRPVRKFIVVPQRIVNVVA; from the coding sequence ATGACCCAAATTGAACGTTACAATCCCAAGGAAGCGGAGCCACGCTGGCAGGCGGCATGGGAGTCGCGCGAACTTTTCCGCACGCGCAATGACGATCCGCGCCCGAAATATTACGTCCTTGAGATGTTTCCCTATCCCTCCGGCCGCATCCATATGGGGCACGTCCGGAACTACACGATGGGAGACGTTGTCGCCCGCTATATGAGGGCGAAGGGCTATAATGTCCTCCACCCCATGGGTTGGGACGCCTTTGGCCTGCCGGCCGAGAACGCGGCGCGCGACAACAAGGTCAATCCGCGCGACTGGACCTATCAGAACATCGCGACCATGAAGGCGCAGCTCAAGACCATGGGCCTCTCGCTGGACTGGGCCCGCGAACTCGCGACCTGCGATCCCGGCTATTACCGCCACCAGCAGAAGATGTTTCTCGACTTCTGGAAGGCCGGGCTGGTCGAGCGCAAGTCAGCCAAGGTGAACTGGGACCCGGTCGACATGACCGTGCTCGCCAACGAGCAGGTGATCGACGGCCGCGGCTGGCGCTCCAATGCGCTCGTTGAACAGCGCGACCTGACCCAATGGTTCCTGAAGATAACATCCATGTCGCAGGAGCTGCTGGACGGGCTCGATACGCTCGATCGCTGGCCGGAAAAGGTCAAGCTGATGCAGCGCAACTGGATCGGCCGCTCGGAAGGTCTGCTGCTGCGCTGGGCCCTGGCGCCGGAAGGCGCGCCGGCAGGCTTTGGCGAGCTTGAGATTTACACGACGCGGCCCGACACCCTGTTCGGCGCCTCCTTCATGGCCGTCGCAGCGGACCATCCGCTCGCGAAGGCCGCATCTGCTACGAATCCTGAACTCGCGGCCTTCTGTGACGAATGCCGGCGCATGGGCACGTCGGTCGCCACGCTCGAGACCGCGGAAAAGATGGGCTTCGATACAGGGATCAAGGCGATCCATCCGTTCGATCCGAACTGGCGGGTGCCCGTTTACGTCGCGAACTTCATTCTCATGGATTACGGAACCGGCGCGATCTTCGGCTGCCCCGGCGGCGACCAGCGCGACATGGAGTTTGCGCGCAAGTATGAGCTGCCTGTGATCCCCGTGGTTGTTCCTAGCGATCCGGCGATCCGCGATGCTGTTTTGGCGGAAATACAAGCCGGCAAACCTTATGTCGATGACGGCGTGATGATCAATTCCCGCTTCATGGACGGGCTGTCGACAGCGGCGGCGTTCGCGGAAGCGGCGTCGCGATTGGAAAAGCAGCAGCTTGCCGGCCGCGCCGCCGCGCAGCGCAAAGTCAATTTTCGCCTGCGCGATTGGCTGATCTCGCGGCAGCGCTATTGGGGCTGTCCGATCCCGGTGATCCATTGCGACGATTGCGGCGCGGTCCCGGTTCCGATCGGCGATCTGCCGGTGCGTCTCCCCGACGACGTCACCTTCGACAAGCCAGGCAATCCGCTCGATCACCATCCGAGCTGGAAACACGTCGCCTGCCCGCAATGCGCCAAGCCGGCGCGGCGCGACACCGACACCATGGACACCTTCGTCGATTCGTCCTGGTACTTCGCCCGTTTCACCGACCCACAGAACGATCAGGCCCCGACAACCCTGTCGGCGGTGGACGGCAAGACCGGCTGGCTGCCGGTCAATCAGTATATCGGCGGCATCGAGCATGCGATTCTGCACCTGCTCTATTCGCGCTTCTTCTCACGCGCGATGAAGGTCACCGGCCATGTGAATGAGGTCGAGGAGCCGTTTCAGGGCCTCTTCACGCAGGGCATGGTGGTCCACGAGACTTATCGCGCCGCCGATGGCGCCTACGTGCTGCCGAGCGAAGTGCGCATCGAGGGCGAAGGCGGCGCCCGGAAGGCCGCGCATGTCGACACCGGCGCGCCGATCGAGATCGGTCCGATCGAGAAGATGTCGAAGTCGAAGAAGAATGTGGTCGATCCCGATGACATTCTCGGCTCCTGGGGCGCCGACACGGCGCGCTGGTTCATGCTGTCGGATTCGCCCCCCGAACGCGACGTGATCTGGACGGAGGACGGCGTTCAGGGGGCGTATCGTTACGCCCAGCGTGTCTGGCGGTTGGTCAATCAGGTGAAGTCGGCGCAGCGGATCGCGGATGATATCGCCCACGCCGAAGCTATCCTGAAGGCTGCGCACAAGACGCTGGAGCAGGTCGAGCGGGCGATCGAAGGATTGGGTTTCAATCGAGCCGTCGCGTTCCTCTATACCCTGACCAACACATTGGAATCGGAAGCCGGCAAAGCGAAGGCGCCGACTGCGTTGCGCACAGCCACCTTTATGCTTTTGCAGATGATGGCCCCGATGATGCCGCACTTGGCGGAAGAATGCTGGGCTGCGCTTGAGGGCGGCGGCCTGGCGGCGGAAGCGCCCTGGCCGACGCTCGATCGGGCGAAGCTGATCGAGGAGCAAATTACTTTGCCGGTGCAAGTAAATGGCCGCAAACGCGCCGACGTGACCGTCGCTCGCGACGCCGATGACAAAGAGATCGAATCGGCCGTGCTGGCGCTGGACGCGGTGCAACGGGCGATGGAAGGCCGGCCGGTTCGGAAGTTCATTGTCGTACCCCAGAGGATCGTCAATGTCGTCGCCTGA
- a CDS encoding YggS family pyridoxal phosphate-dependent enzyme gives MTVSANPTFDPAAIAARYAEVREQIDRAARDADRDPHSVSLVAVSKLFPAEAIAPVLAAGQRVFGENYVQEAKAKWPALREANADVELHLIGPLQSNKAKEAVALFDVIETLDRESLAKELAREIQKQGRSPKLLVQVNTGEEPQKGGVAPAQVNAFISLCRQSYSLAIEGLMCIPPAEQPPSPHFALLNTIAKRNGLKLLSMGMSADFEQAIMLGATHVRVGTAIFGHRG, from the coding sequence ATGACTGTTTCCGCCAACCCGACATTTGATCCAGCAGCAATCGCCGCGCGATATGCCGAGGTGCGGGAGCAGATCGATCGCGCGGCGCGTGACGCCGACCGCGATCCCCACTCCGTTTCGCTGGTCGCTGTATCGAAGCTCTTCCCGGCGGAGGCGATCGCGCCGGTGCTGGCGGCGGGCCAGCGCGTGTTTGGCGAGAACTATGTCCAGGAAGCGAAGGCCAAGTGGCCGGCGCTCCGGGAGGCGAACGCTGATGTCGAACTGCATCTCATAGGGCCCCTGCAGTCGAACAAGGCGAAGGAGGCCGTCGCGCTGTTCGATGTGATCGAGACGCTCGATCGCGAGAGTCTGGCGAAAGAACTCGCCAGGGAGATCCAGAAGCAGGGACGCAGCCCGAAGCTGCTGGTGCAGGTGAACACCGGCGAGGAGCCGCAGAAGGGCGGTGTGGCGCCGGCTCAGGTTAATGCGTTTATTTCTCTTTGCCGGCAATCTTACTCGCTCGCGATTGAAGGGCTAATGTGCATTCCTCCGGCGGAGCAGCCGCCTTCGCCCCATTTCGCGCTGTTGAACACAATCGCGAAGCGCAACGGTCTGAAGCTGCTTTCCATGGGTATGAGCGCCGATTTCGAGCAGGCGATCATGCTGGGCGCGACGCATGTGCGCGTCGGAACCGCCATCTTCGGCCATCGAGGCTGA
- a CDS encoding L,D-transpeptidase family protein — protein MAPRKFSILRVRRSIDPIHRAKAIVGGRAIPCAIGRSGMRPAALKREGDGTTPIGRFRVLTAWFRGDRWPNRSFSWATRRIGPTDGWCEDSSNRRYNHPVKVAPGANHDRLWRQDRLYDLILEIDHNARPRILGRGSAVFIHLCRLGMTPTAGCVAFEPNELRKLLPRLGRGSVIDIK, from the coding sequence ATGGCGCCTCGGAAATTTTCAATTCTGCGCGTCCGCCGGTCGATTGATCCGATTCATCGGGCCAAGGCGATCGTTGGCGGACGCGCCATTCCCTGCGCTATCGGGCGCTCCGGGATGCGGCCGGCGGCGCTGAAACGGGAAGGCGACGGGACGACGCCGATCGGCCGCTTCCGAGTGCTTACAGCATGGTTTCGCGGGGATCGCTGGCCGAACCGGTCGTTTAGCTGGGCTACGAGGCGGATTGGCCCGACGGACGGCTGGTGCGAGGACTCTTCCAATCGGCGCTACAATCATCCTGTGAAAGTTGCGCCCGGCGCCAATCACGATCGGCTTTGGCGACAGGACCGGCTTTACGATCTGATCCTGGAAATTGATCACAACGCGCGGCCGCGCATCCTAGGCCGCGGCTCGGCCGTGTTCATTCACCTCTGTCGCCTGGGGATGACCCCGACCGCTGGCTGCGTCGCCTTCGAGCCAAACGAGCTTCGCAAGCTGCTTCCGAGGTTGGGGCGAGGCAGCGTGATCGACATAAAATAG
- the mgtE gene encoding magnesium transporter, translated as MQEVLLEVRDEAAREARSVVSRHQYVADLVESLNDHSTEEAAAIVAELPIDLAVQAFDRPELTSADALILAVSRDLATTILRGMSADRATQVLRGLNRDQQTILLSTLEPEPARTLRALLAYPPHSAGSIMTTEFVSASATATVAETLRHIREVERTRETVYAIYVLDPRTQALLRAVSLRTLITGEPDQLVQSLAAAREPVTVTPEMDREEVARLISRHDLLAVPVIDQHRRVLGIVTVDDVIDAILAESAEDVQKFGGAEALGAPYLQIGFLDMIRKRAGWLCALFLGEMLTASAMQHFSDELEKAVVLTLFIPLIMSSGGNSGSQATSLLIRSLALGEIRLRDWWRVALREIPSGLTLGAILGVIGVARISLWQTLGIYDYGEHWVLIALTVAFGLIGIVTFGSVAGSMLPFILQRLRFDPASASAPFVATLVDVTGLVIYFSVALVFLKGTLL; from the coding sequence ATGCAGGAAGTCCTTCTCGAAGTTCGGGATGAGGCCGCGCGCGAGGCGCGGTCGGTCGTGTCCCGTCATCAATATGTCGCCGACCTCGTCGAGAGCCTGAACGACCATTCGACCGAGGAGGCCGCGGCGATCGTGGCGGAACTCCCGATTGATCTCGCCGTGCAGGCATTTGATCGGCCGGAGCTGACTTCGGCCGACGCGTTGATTCTTGCCGTTTCGCGCGATCTCGCGACGACGATTCTTCGCGGCATGTCGGCCGACCGGGCGACGCAGGTGCTGCGCGGCCTCAATCGTGACCAGCAGACGATTCTGCTCTCGACGCTGGAGCCCGAGCCGGCGCGGACGCTTCGCGCCCTTCTTGCCTATCCCCCGCACAGCGCCGGCAGCATCATGACGACCGAGTTCGTCTCGGCGTCCGCGACGGCGACCGTGGCCGAGACGCTCCGCCATATTCGCGAGGTCGAGCGCACGCGGGAGACGGTCTATGCGATCTACGTCCTCGATCCCCGGACCCAGGCGCTGCTGCGCGCGGTTTCGCTCCGCACGCTGATCACTGGCGAACCAGACCAGTTGGTCCAGTCGCTGGCGGCGGCCCGCGAGCCGGTGACGGTCACGCCTGAAATGGATCGCGAGGAAGTCGCCCGGCTCATCTCCCGCCATGACTTGCTGGCCGTCCCCGTGATCGACCAGCATCGTCGTGTGCTCGGCATCGTCACGGTGGACGACGTGATCGACGCGATCCTCGCGGAGAGCGCCGAGGACGTTCAGAAATTTGGCGGCGCCGAAGCGCTCGGCGCGCCCTATCTCCAGATCGGCTTCCTCGACATGATCCGGAAGCGCGCCGGCTGGCTGTGCGCGCTCTTCCTCGGCGAGATGCTCACCGCCAGCGCCATGCAGCATTTCTCGGACGAGCTCGAGAAGGCGGTGGTGCTGACGCTGTTCATCCCGCTGATCATGAGCTCCGGCGGCAATTCCGGTTCGCAGGCGACGTCGCTGCTGATCCGCTCCCTGGCGCTGGGCGAAATCAGGCTGCGCGACTGGTGGCGGGTCGCGCTGCGGGAGATTCCCTCGGGCCTGACGCTCGGCGCAATCCTTGGCGTCATCGGCGTCGCGCGTATCTCGCTCTGGCAGACGCTCGGCATCTATGACTATGGCGAGCACTGGGTGCTCATCGCGCTGACGGTCGCGTTCGGCCTGATCGGCATCGTGACCTTCGGATCGGTGGCCGGCTCGATGCTGCCCTTCATTCTGCAAAGGCTGCGTTTCGACCCCGCCAGCGCTTCGGCGCCGTTTGTCGCCACCTTGGTCGACGTCACCGGCCTCGTGATCTATTTCAGCGTCGCGCTCGTGTTCCTGAAGGGGACGCTTCTATAA
- a CDS encoding response regulator transcription factor — protein MSNIHQLLLVDDDEELRAMLAEQLALHEEFEVHQADAAAKAINFVKGDRVDCVVMDVGLPDMDGREAVKIMRKNGFRSPVIMLTGHGSDADTILGLEAGANDYVVKPFKFAVLLARIRAQLRQHEGSEDAVFSVGPYSFRPGSKMLVSDKGSKLKLTEKETAILRYLYRAGQKVVPRDTLLQEVWGYNAQVTTHTLETHIYRLRQKIERDPSEASILVTEQGGYKLVP, from the coding sequence ATGTCAAATATTCATCAGCTCCTGCTCGTCGACGATGACGAGGAATTGCGCGCGATGCTGGCCGAACAGCTCGCACTCCATGAGGAGTTCGAGGTGCATCAGGCCGATGCGGCGGCGAAAGCGATCAATTTTGTCAAAGGCGATCGCGTCGATTGCGTCGTGATGGATGTCGGCCTGCCCGACATGGACGGGCGCGAAGCCGTCAAGATCATGCGCAAGAACGGCTTCCGCAGCCCGGTGATCATGCTCACCGGCCATGGCAGCGACGCCGACACCATCCTTGGGCTTGAAGCCGGCGCGAATGACTATGTGGTGAAGCCATTCAAGTTCGCGGTGCTGCTGGCGCGCATCCGCGCCCAGCTTCGCCAGCATGAAGGCAGCGAGGATGCGGTGTTCAGCGTCGGCCCCTACAGTTTCCGGCCGGGCTCCAAGATGCTCGTCTCCGACAAGGGCTCGAAGCTCAAGCTGACAGAGAAGGAGACGGCGATCCTGCGCTATCTCTATCGGGCCGGTCAGAAGGTCGTGCCGCGCGATACGCTCCTGCAGGAAGTGTGGGGCTACAACGCCCAGGTCACCACACACACGCTCGAGACTCATATCTACCGCTTGCGGCAGAAGATCGAACGCGACCCGTCGGAAGCGTCGATCCTCGTGACCGAGCAGGGCGGCTACAAGCTGGTGCCATGA
- a CDS encoding cyclic nucleotide-binding domain-containing protein — translation MSLETDMAALAQVRPFSLLDREALRLIAFSAERRKLRAGDILFRKTAASYGGGVVVSGAIALDPPEDGSPPRHVARRGSLIGGVALLAPTDHAAQSVAQEDSEVLVVPRQLFKRVLDEFPQHAVAIHASLAEDLKKLTRETEAIKRRLDALG, via the coding sequence ATGAGTCTCGAAACGGACATGGCCGCGCTGGCGCAGGTGCGGCCCTTCTCGCTGCTGGATCGCGAGGCGCTGCGCCTCATCGCCTTCTCGGCCGAGCGCCGGAAGCTGCGCGCCGGCGACATCCTGTTTCGCAAGACGGCAGCAAGCTATGGCGGCGGCGTGGTGGTGTCGGGCGCAATCGCGCTCGATCCGCCGGAGGATGGTTCGCCGCCACGTCATGTCGCGCGCCGCGGCTCGCTCATCGGCGGCGTAGCGCTGCTCGCGCCGACCGACCACGCGGCGCAGTCGGTCGCGCAGGAAGACAGCGAAGTGCTTGTCGTCCCCCGACAGTTGTTCAAGCGCGTGCTCGACGAATTTCCGCAGCACGCGGTCGCGATTCACGCCAGCCTCGCCGAGGATCTGAAAAAGCTGACGCGCGAGACCGAGGCGATCAAACGCCGGCTCGACGCCTTGGGCTGA